One Pirellulales bacterium DNA window includes the following coding sequences:
- a CDS encoding Gfo/Idh/MocA family oxidoreductase translates to MSESPSNGLSRRELLKTTGRVAAATGLAGMIVPKVYAAESNTIQVALVGCGGRGTGAAVNALSTKSGPTKLVAMADVFPKKLAGSYDAIKAQFAETPDKIDVADDRKFISFDGYKQAMDCLNPGDVVIMATPPGFRWVHFNYAIDKGLNVFMEKPTTVDGPTTRKMFELADKSVAKNLKVGVGLMCRHCEARQELYNRIKNDEIGDIILMRAYRAAGPTAHAFAPRKPADFSSELLYQIQEFHAFLWASGGAFSDFLIHNIDECCWMKDAWPVEAKGFGGRHYRGDYVDQNFDTYTTEYTFADGSKLMLEGRTVEGCYPEFASYAHGSKGSAVISTAGHSPARCRIYRGQKMDSNDLAWRCKRDEPNPYQLEWDHLMQAIREDKPYNECRRGAEASLVTSMGRVACHTGQVVTYDQMLAHDHEFAPDIDKLTMDSPAPLQAGSDGKYPVPQPGLNKTREY, encoded by the coding sequence GTGAGCGAAAGTCCCTCGAACGGTCTGTCACGTCGCGAGTTATTGAAGACCACGGGGCGCGTCGCCGCCGCCACAGGATTGGCCGGCATGATCGTGCCGAAGGTGTACGCTGCCGAAAGCAACACGATTCAAGTGGCGCTGGTCGGCTGCGGTGGCCGTGGCACAGGCGCGGCAGTGAATGCATTGTCGACCAAGAGCGGGCCCACCAAGCTCGTGGCCATGGCTGACGTCTTTCCGAAGAAGCTGGCCGGCAGCTATGACGCTATCAAGGCCCAATTTGCCGAAACGCCTGACAAGATCGACGTCGCGGACGATCGCAAGTTCATCAGCTTCGACGGCTACAAGCAAGCCATGGACTGCCTGAACCCGGGCGACGTGGTGATCATGGCGACGCCGCCTGGCTTCCGCTGGGTTCATTTCAATTACGCGATCGACAAGGGCCTGAACGTTTTCATGGAGAAGCCGACCACGGTCGACGGCCCCACGACGCGCAAGATGTTCGAGCTGGCCGACAAGTCGGTGGCGAAGAACCTGAAGGTCGGCGTCGGCCTGATGTGCCGGCACTGCGAAGCGCGCCAGGAACTGTACAACCGCATCAAGAACGACGAGATCGGCGACATCATCCTGATGCGAGCCTACCGCGCCGCGGGTCCCACGGCCCACGCTTTCGCGCCACGAAAGCCGGCTGACTTCTCCAGCGAGCTCTTGTATCAGATCCAGGAATTCCACGCGTTCTTGTGGGCCAGCGGCGGTGCCTTCAGCGACTTCCTGATTCACAACATCGACGAATGCTGCTGGATGAAGGACGCCTGGCCGGTTGAAGCCAAGGGTTTCGGCGGGCGCCACTACCGCGGCGACTACGTCGATCAGAACTTCGACACCTACACGACCGAGTACACTTTTGCCGACGGCTCGAAGCTGATGCTCGAAGGGCGCACCGTCGAAGGCTGCTATCCGGAATTCGCCAGCTACGCCCACGGCTCGAAGGGATCGGCCGTGATCTCGACCGCCGGACATTCGCCGGCGCGGTGCCGCATTTATCGCGGCCAGAAGATGGATAGCAACGATCTCGCCTGGCGCTGCAAGAGGGACGAGCCGAATCCCTATCAGCTCGAGTGGGATCACTTGATGCAGGCGATTCGCGAGGACAAGCCGTACAACGAGTGCCGCCGGGGTGCCGAGGCGAGCCTGGTCACGTCGATGGGACGTGTGGCCTGCCACACCGGCCAGGTCGTGACGTACGATCAGATGCTTGCGCACGATCACGAGTTCGCGCCCGACATCGACAAGCTGACGATGGACTCGCCGGCGCCGCTGCAGGCAGGGTCGGACGGCAAGTACCCCGTGCCGCAGCCCGGTTTGAACAAAACGCGCGAGTACTAG
- a CDS encoding J domain-containing protein has product MSNLLSDLNPPEMPLDAPSHTWPDSLDAIALAAFLCVAIALPILGYVFAYVDFRRYLRSLRRVLSTIVYRDMGTPEWARAKVPRCIAVFGLDWPCSEQELTQSYRRKIKKLHPDRGGDERRFRLLQGYFEEALRMVRERDPVAARATE; this is encoded by the coding sequence GTGTCCAACCTGCTCAGCGACCTGAACCCGCCCGAAATGCCCCTCGACGCGCCATCCCACACCTGGCCCGATTCCTTGGATGCCATCGCGCTTGCAGCATTTTTGTGCGTGGCAATCGCGCTACCGATCCTCGGATATGTTTTCGCTTACGTGGACTTCCGTCGCTATTTGCGCTCGCTGCGTAGGGTCCTGTCGACGATCGTCTATCGTGATATGGGGACGCCCGAGTGGGCCCGCGCGAAAGTCCCGCGCTGCATTGCCGTGTTCGGTCTGGATTGGCCCTGCTCGGAACAAGAGTTAACGCAGTCTTACCGCCGTAAGATCAAAAAGCTGCACCCGGATCGCGGCGGGGACGAGCGCCGCTTTCGCCTTTTGCAAGGCTATTTCGAAGAGGCGCTGCGCATGGTTCGCGAGCGAGATCCCGTCGCCGCACGCGCGACCGAGTAA
- a CDS encoding efflux RND transporter periplasmic adaptor subunit encodes MKASRVDLLILLWFSLVLPACTAKTEGPAPDAAKVTVATVQSQAVTLTQPYVAQIRSHHRIEVRAPVAGYVVAVPIKEGQTVQRGDLLFQLRPVAEGAKPSAEGDRVISVTARFDGMVDRLRHQQGSLIKQGEPITTLADNSTMWVYFNVPEVRYLEYKSAGLDQSPDHWKIELLLADGKKFNQPGKLGAIPANFNVETGQIPFRADFANPDKLLRHGQAGTILISQEEDNAVVIPQRATFEVLGKRYVYVVDKDDVARQRAFTYQNEMDDIFVVKEGLRVGERIVVDGVREITDGDKVQYEH; translated from the coding sequence ATGAAAGCCTCACGGGTCGATTTGCTCATCCTGCTATGGTTCTCGCTTGTCCTGCCGGCCTGCACGGCGAAGACCGAAGGGCCGGCGCCGGACGCGGCGAAGGTTACGGTTGCCACCGTGCAGTCGCAGGCCGTTACCCTCACACAGCCGTACGTCGCACAGATCCGCTCGCATCACCGGATCGAGGTTCGCGCACCAGTCGCAGGGTATGTCGTCGCGGTCCCCATCAAAGAGGGGCAGACGGTGCAACGCGGAGATTTGTTGTTCCAGCTCAGACCCGTGGCCGAGGGCGCGAAGCCCAGCGCCGAAGGCGACAGAGTGATCTCGGTGACGGCGCGCTTTGACGGCATGGTCGACCGCCTGCGGCACCAGCAGGGAAGCCTGATCAAGCAGGGCGAGCCGATCACGACTTTAGCCGATAACAGCACGATGTGGGTCTATTTCAACGTCCCTGAAGTTCGTTACCTGGAATACAAGTCCGCGGGCCTGGATCAAAGCCCTGATCACTGGAAGATCGAACTCTTGCTGGCCGACGGCAAGAAGTTCAATCAGCCAGGCAAGCTCGGCGCGATCCCCGCCAATTTCAACGTCGAAACCGGCCAGATCCCCTTCCGCGCCGATTTTGCGAATCCCGATAAACTGCTGCGTCACGGTCAGGCCGGCACGATACTGATCAGCCAAGAAGAAGATAATGCGGTCGTGATTCCTCAACGGGCGACCTTCGAGGTTCTTGGGAAGCGATATGTCTACGTCGTCGATAAGGACGACGTCGCCCGCCAGCGAGCGTTTACTTACCAAAACGAAATGGATGACATATTCGTGGTCAAGGAAGGCCTTCGCGTCGGCGAAAGGATCGTTGTCGACGGCGTCCGAGAAATTACCGACGGCGACAAGGTCCAATACGAGCATTAG